The nucleotide window CGAATTGTTGCTGATGAATATGTGTGATGGCCAACTCGAACGATCTTGCTGTGTATATGATTGTGTTGGTAATGACaagatattttgtttttgtaggCCTTGCTGTTAGCAGCAGGTACAATATACCTATATTTTCTCTGCTGGTGATGACAGACGAGTTAAATGCTAGGACCTTGAGCAGAACAAGGTAGGAATTTCTATTAAAGCAACTGATTTTGGATCTTTACTGTGATCTTTAAATAATGCGAATTAGCCCATTTAGACTAGGAGAGGTACTTGCATCGACTTcttcttttgaattgtttgaaagttttttgGCCAACTTTTTTGTTGCTTAGAAATTTATAGGCTAATTTCTATGTACCTTTTGTTTTGCTGAATTGCAGgaacgaaaaaaagaaaaaaaaaatcattctcatGAGCCACAAGGTCAGTGAATTATTTGTATTCTTCTGTTTGCTCGATTTGGAACTATGAAATCACTGATTTGAagtatatttctttttttttttaatagaagttgATTGTTATTCAATAACCAACAGCCAATAGGCCATAGCTTACAAAGCTTACACAAGAATttcggcaagaaaatccggaaaAACCTATCCAAGCTAAAGCAAACTAATTAAAATCATTGGGAAACTCACATTTAAGCAAGCCTATCCAAGAATGACCAAGGTtcgcctcctacggaaagaaatcattcaactagccctcacttgccaagcacgcaattgtggtacaagtaagaaactagaaacgtcatagaagactcatagaaactTAATCACACTCACACAGGCTGAAACCCCATCTAGAACAACTAAACAATAAACAGCTCCTGCCCTATCGAGTGGGAGCTTATATCCGAACCTGCATTATGACCTTCAATTTCTTTTGCCAAAGTATACTTGCGAGGACGACCCCTTTTCTTTGGAGTTGGCCCCAAAGAAACCGGAACCTCCACCAATTCACCTAGCTGAAACTGCCGAGGTATAATAGCTAAACTTGGCTTGAACTGCTTCCTCTTCACACCCAAGGCTGCCTTCGAATGTCTCTCAACAGAAATAGGCCCCAGGTTTTGCATTACAATAACAGTTTTATTTAGTTAATAAATTACGCTTTTACTTACCAATTTTCGATATGGAATTTTTAGATATGCATCTAGTTTGTAGGAATTTCACAGATTCACACATACCAGTGAAAAACTCACTCGCCGCACTGCTGATAACTAGTGCTCTGAATCGTGGAACATTTTGTATACCCTTGCATTCCTGGTTTCCCTTGTTGTAATTAAATTTGAAGGAGTAAGAAACTTATGCAAACTTTGAACAAAATGACCTTGTGTATTTTTTAGATTTGGGCATTCAGATATAAGCACATTCCAAAACAATATTCCCTCTTTATATATACACTCAAGAGCTAAAATACAAGTTGGGAATACTCAGTGTTATTCTATGCAGAGTTACGTCTTGTGTCTTTTAGATTCTAGAAATTCAAAGACTGATGCTAAAGCTTAAAATGCTTTGGTGGTTGTTTCATCTGCACCAAAGGCACAGTGAgtattctattttttctttctttccttccagTTCTATTACTTTTCCACTATATTCAGGAAGATCTGTTGGCCTCCAATGTGTTAATTTATCCGCTCTGTGCTGCTCATCTGTTGCTTTGCCCCTTTTCCCAAATATATTTTCATGTTCTGGTACTatatgtttgagcccaaaagtaattttggcaagatcctttagtggatttagcatagcgggccgatacctgcggcccaaaaataagcctacttgggtttgggttacagcttcgcccattccgtaatccataaggaaaacgaaaccttattggagtcaagtagcagagattgaatagggaacttcaatcaataatccttctgtagcaaggaacagtcgaagaccTAGGAATAAATACTAGGATTCGAGGACATAACAgggacctctctcaaatcaactaatctcagcgattacaaagcctccccggagcaaaccttcaacctcgttgaaacccggcgaccgtgcttccagtcctagtctcctcgcgagccgactgtcagtactactgccaccgatacaaccagcgaagcaagggtaacgccctcgcaacacAGCGAAGCTAAattcacgctttagcaaaacccgtgctttctcacaacttcccagtgattgctttgtttagtctacaatactaagtatcgatacggtgaacgcgaagagatcacacccaaagtccttatcagTAAGGCAGAAGTCCTTTCcagaaaggctagagaagaaccctgtgacgaggttggtgctctcctcgtccacagcacttgaagaagaagtcaggtcaagggactaccccaacgactgcaccccgcggtgctggcacgcctgtgtaatcacacgctcaaaagagacagtttgcacctcTACAGGATTTTCgcgtcaaacattttggcacgcccagtgggaccttgCAATAGCATCTTTTCGTGAAcgtaaccattgggaagtctagcgaaTACCcctaccaaaaggtttacgctaactgctcaagacacaagacctccagttacaaaCCGCACTCTCGcacggactgtcgtggtctttctgaagaacaagtgactcagcAATTTTCTTACCCCACCTGTTCATCCAACATGTGAACTGAACAAGGGGAGGATCGTCCGGCCATTACTAAGGACCAGAATGTCAATACCAATCAGGTCAGCGAACCTGTTATCCCCACCACAGTGGGAAGTGGAGACAGAGAGGCTTTCGttccgaagcctattccagagggaGTGACCTCCGAGGTCAGGTTCgcaatcatcatggagaatatcgaaaaccatcgcaagaagatggacgctGACTTCGCCAGAGAGACCGCAAAAACGGATAAGCTCATACGTGAAATAGATTAGCGAATTATCCGCCATGCTGAGGAGACTAGGCAACAGATCGCACAGTCAGAAAGTGCAGTAAAGGCACATGCTGCGAGCGTCGCTAGTGAGCAGGACCGGTGTCAAAAAGAGATCTTGGAGGCTATCGCCAACCAAACCAAACAGACCGCGTCAGACATTGCAGGTCTTTGCAAGGACGGTGCTAACCTGGCAACTGAAGTGGCCATGCAGAGAGCTGAATTGAACCAAGCGTGAGAAGTGTTGAATAAAGCTTTAGGGGATTCTAATGCTATCCTTGGCTCTCTTGGCCAGCCAtccggttcaggcaagtacgtgccaccaAATCAGCGCGAGAAGGCTAATAATACCGCCTCTTCCTCAGCTACAGTTGCCGCCACACCACTGAGGGTAAAGAGCAAGCGTTGGTTATCGGTGGCAGCAAGGAAAAGCCTACCTCGTCAGGCGGACAGGCCACCAGACCAAAGCAATAGGCCTCGAAGGGTGCAGGAACTTCATCTGAGCCCGCCACGTTCGTTCAATACGACAGCGACGGAACAGAAATGGTATATCAAGAGCTGCCAGGGAGTTATTACGGGCTCGACCAGACCGGTACCCCGATCAAGATAACAGCCTTGTCGAAGGAAGAGATTAAGCCAGCGATGAATCTTCAGCAGCAGGCTACTATCCGCATGGTACACGTCGAAGGGGGACCAGCAACGATGAGCCAGACAACACCTGGGCAAGCTGCTCGCCAGACTGTGGCAGTACCACCCCCTCCTCCGGGTCCAGAATATGTAAGGCGCGATgaagtagaggagatgatcaggttggctaaccctagggcccagccagatgggatctatgagggacctttcccgccacatatcatgctcgcaccCTTTCCCCGGGGctataagaatatcatattttctactttttcaaggGAAGACACTGAGGACGCGGCGACGCATCTGGCCAGGTTCAGGGTACAatgcggccagtaccagaacgatgatatcctcaaatgcaggatctttggcacttctctgtcaggcgctgccttcagatggttcTCCAAGCTTCGGCCAGGAACTGTGGCAGATTGGCCTGCAATGGAACAGCTCTTCCGTGAAACTTTCAGAACTACCGAGCCTGAAGTAGACCTGGCCTCTCTCACCCAGATGGCCCAGCAGCCTACAGAATCAGCGGTGGCCTACCTTCAACGCATTCAAATCTAGAAAGCCAAGTTAAACGTCATCCTGCCCGAAAAAGAGTTAGTCAAGTTGGCGGTCAAAGGTTTAGAACCACGTCAACGAAAaaagcagcatggcagcatgattcagtcgatgggagaactcatcacagaggtaGGGAGCTTCGAGCATCTCCTTAGAGAGACGGATGCAAGGAAAAATGCTTCTAGAGGGACATATGTGCCGGGGAAACATCGTACCGTAGCGGCCTTGAGCTACCAGCCGGCGACCTATGACCCTTATTACCATCATAGCACTGAAGAGGTGATccaggatgatgaagaagaagaggagaatgatataGCGGCCTACGAGTTAACCGGGAAAAAGAATCCATCCTTGAAGCAGCTCAAAATTTCCAAGGAGCCCGTTAAGCTCAAATCagtggccttcaccaaacctgagttcgcaacatatacatatgatgccaacaaGGCCCATGAGATCCTCGACGAAATGATtgctgcgaagatggtgaagactgattttggaccttttcctcgacTAGAAcagctgaaagggaagaagtatTGCAAGTTCCATAATTTGTGGAATCATAACACTGTAGATTGCCTGaaactcaaagaccagattcaggtatggcttaacaatggtagtttgcaggtaGAAGCTCCAGTCACGGTGGCAGCGCTAGTAGACTTGGATCCCTTTCCAGATACTGGGATCAACATGGCCGATGTAAACTGGACCAAACAGCAGCAACGGAAACCCACTCTGGACTTAGGCTCGAATGAGCAAAAGAAGAAGTCCGCCGCAGGCGAGACACCCGTAAGGGGCAAGGCTGAATCAAAAAATCAGGCCTCGCCCGTGGTCTTATGCTCGCGATGCAAGGAAGAGTGCGGCATTCAGGTGTCGCACGAGGAGGTCGAGCCGACATTTCACTTTGGTTCCCTACCACCGATCAAGTGGGCTTCGCCCtcgcggaactatcagccttccagcccaagagaaagagagaaaacagaGTCATCACCATCCCTAAAGGattccaacttgttcaagaagCTGAGAGCAGTCGCGAGAGATCAGAAACAGGAGGAGATGACCAGGACCGAGTGCAAGAATATTCTGACCAAGCCCTACATCCCACCTGCTCCAACCAATACCATCAAGGAAGGgaaatggtacaccagggaaaggGGGAAGGCAGGGGAGATAAGCTCTTCTAGGAAAAGGAAGCCAAGCGCAGGTTTGgggaagccaagcgcgcgcTAGAGGCTCTTgaccagggcctgatcaagccttcacAATTGGTCAAATCACATGAGCAGTATCAGAATGAAATGGAGGCACTCACTGCCAAGCCATTAATGGCTCCCCGTAGCCTCCAGAAACCAGCAACAGGGGCAGATAAGCCCggtgttttttgcaggatcactgAAGAAAGGGTACCTCCACCAGCTCGAGCTGAAACTTCGCTGACAAGGCGACCTCATGTCAGGCGCAGGTTATTTCTCGAAGAACCAGAAGCTAAACCCTCGGTTTTcaagagactggggggcaaggaaaTGACTGCCGAGACTTTACAGTGGAGGCCAAAAAGGGTCCAGAGTGTAGTGGTCCCTTTCCCCAAGGTCAGCGCAGGAGGAGAACCAAAGCCAGACGCACCCGAGCAGACACCTGTGGTACAAGAGCGCGAGCAGTGTGAGGTAAAGGGACTTACGGAGGAGTCGTTAGTCGATCGCTTGGCTAAGCAATTCAACACTGCCGTCCATGTCAACGAACCCAAGCTTGATCTGGAAGATGACACGAAGGAGACAGATATGACTGATATATCCTGCAACATGGTCTTCGTACTCCCCGCATGATATGCACTACCGGTTGCAGCTCAGGACTGCGTTGAAGCTGGAGAAAATAGCTTGCAGCCATTGCAGATCACGTCGGCAGTCACGACACCTGTGGAAGAAGTTGTACTCCTTGAGACAGGGGAGGCTCATAATATAGAGTTCTTCATGAGTTTCACTAAGCCAACAcctgctatggtccaacacatgagaccttTGTATATCACAGCAGATGTGAGCGGTACcaaagttagcaagatcatggttgacACTGGCGCGGCTGTTAATGTCATCACTACTAGAACCATGCACCTGCTCGGAATCAAGAAGGAGATGATCCAGTCTACATCCCTTACACTCAAGAACTTCGCAGGGACGATAACAAAAACCTTGGGACTTCTTTTCCTGTGCATCAAGGTTGGCCCAGCTaagggagtttatgctttctttgtgacagattgttatgcggcctacagtgctatTCTGGGCCGAGAATGGATCCATAGGAGCTATTGTGTTTCGTCAACCCTTCATCAGGAGCTCGTTATGTGGAACTGGAAGACAGATAAAGCGGAGGTGATTAAAgcggatcctcgtccattccccATTTCCGCaaactatgtagatgccaggtactatttggagcctatcactccattacaGGTCAGTGGTATCGACGataaaggccgccccacaggggtgacggcctctgaattggcacagtgggggctgatgctcgcaaaagaaggtttggaaaggcctggccacgctgtgcccaaacccttaaatgattaatggattatgacCTTCCAGAaggagggatagaggccttccactcgctgtatgaaagactatcatcgtacttagtggaaaaagaggcctatgatttTTAGgcgaaaaaatgcataaatcaggcgttatcagggtagccaaatacaatcagtggctatctaatatcgtgccagttcgcaagaagaatggcaagatgagggtctgcgttgactacagagaccttaatgtcgctacacccaaagacgtctaccccatgccggtcgcggatatgttagtagaTGCTGTAGCGGGACATGAATTGTTATCTTTCATGGACGGAACTGCAGGGTATCATCAGATTCCAGTCAcagaagaagacagacataaaaCCGCATTCCGTTGTCCCGGCTTCGAgggcgtttttgaatatgtggtcatgccttttggactgaagaatgctggagcaacgtatcagagagccatgaacctgatcttccatgacatactggggaagattttagaagTCTACATCGATGACGTAGTGGTGAAGTCTCAGAAGAAGGGTGAGCACATCACCGATCTCAGAAAGGTATTTGAGCGCATGCGacaacacaagctcaagatgaatccagCCAAATGCGTTTTCGGAGTTCAAGCAGGCGATTTTCTAGGATTCATTATTTGTCAGAGAGGCATCGAAGTCCCTGAAGACAAAGCGAGCGCGGTCATCAACGCCACCACCCCTCGAACGAAGAAGGAGTTGCAGCGCTTGCTaggtaagatcaactttctgagacgtttcatctctaactctgcaggtaaaatccagcccttctccCCATTGCTGAAATTACAGGGTCAGGCTGAGTTCgtatgggagcctaaacatcaagaggctttcgacagaatcAAGACCTACTTAGCAAGCCCGCCAGTGTTGGTTCCACCTAGGGCTGGAATTCCGCTGAAGTTATacatttcagcagctgaggcttccattggcagcctgctcACTCAGGATGATGAAGGAGGTATCGAGCATGCTATATTTTACCTCAGCCGGACATTGACTGATTGTGAGACAAGATACACCCCTATGGAGAAACTTTGTCTGACTTTGTACTTTTCGGCGTGCAAGTTGcgacactacatgttatcctttactacctgCATCATCGCTGAAACTGATCTAGTCAAATACATGTTGTCGCGGCCTATtttgagaggccgcattggcaagtgggtactGGCCCTTTCAGAATTTTCGCTACAATACGTACCTCAGAAAGCTGTAAAAGGGCAGGCCATCGCGGATTTTCTAGCACATCATCCTACCTTGGAGATACCCATGATGAAGGAGTTAGAAATAGCGTCAGCCACTACGACCGGCCAGATTTGGTGCGCATCCCAGAGTACGCAGTTTGGTTCCAAGCCACAGTCTCCTTGCAGTCCTGGGTATTGTTCTTTGATGGCTCACGAACCGAAACATTGGCCGGAGCagggattgttctggaaaaTCCAACgggcgatcgtttctcttattctttccaatTAGAGTTCAAATGCACGAATAACCAGGCGAAGTACGAGGCTCTTATTATTGGGTTGGAGGTCTTACTGGAGATGGGCGTAAGGGACGTTCAGATCCGCAGGGATTCTCAGCTCGTTATAAACCAGCTTCAAAACACATATCGATGTGCAAGTTGGCTGCTTGTGCCATATTTGAATCGTGCCATTGAGCTTCTGGATCAATTTGACGATGTCGATTTGGAGTATATCCCTCGAGAGCGCAATTTCGCAGCCAATGAGCTCACTCAGCTGGTCACAGGcattacattgaagtatggTGTTCGCGAGCGTATTCTGAAAGTTGAGCGTCGCACACTACCTTCATGGCTCGCACGGCCTGATCCACCAGATGACCCAGTGGTCACGGTGCTAGAACCTATTGATGTGGATTGGCGCATCCCGCTAGTTGCTTACCTAAAGCGACCAGACCCCACAGCTGACAGGAAGATTCGCTTTCTCGCTCTAAATTATTTCCTCCGGGGTGACGAGTTGCGACGCCGTAGGGAAGATGGCATGGACTTTCGGTGTGTCTATGGCCACGAGGCAAAACGATTAATGCGTGAAGCGCACACAGGGATATGTGGGGCTCATCAGGCAGGACCCAAGATGCGTTGGCTTATTAGGCGGCATGGTTATTACTGGCCCAGCATTCTCAAGGCGGCATGGTTATTACTGGCCCAACATTCTCAAGGATTATATTGCATTCGCCAAAGGATGCGAAGATTGTCAAGCACATGGTCCAATCCAACATGTTCCTAACATTCCCATGCAGCCTATCATCaagccttggcctgcgcgaggctgggcgctggacttgattgggatgatccatccccactcttctctccaacataagttcatcatcgtcgccacTGACTTCTTCACCAAATGGGTTGAAGCAGAGCCATTAAAGGAGGCCTCCGGCGCCACCATTCGCCAGTTTATTTTTCGTAACattctctgcaggtttggtatccctgaGGTGCTCGTTTCAGACCggggggcagcgttcatgggaggTCCTATCGGGCAACTTGTCAACGATTTTGGCATCCAGTTTATCCACagcactccatattatgctcagtccaacGGTCAAGCGGAAGCTAGCAACAAGATAATTATTACCCTACTAAAGAAGATGCTGGTAGAGAACCCTCGACAATGGCACGATACTTTGTATGAGACACTTTGGGCTTATCGCACTTCTAAGAGGAATCCCACAGCAACGACACCGTATGCACTCATGTTTGGTCAGGACGCTGAATTAACCTTGGAAATTAACGTTCATTCCTTACACGTCCAAGAGCAACATCATTTGATCGGAGAGGACTACGTCCAGGCAATGTGGCAAGCACACGAAGATTTGAGCGAGCAGCGATTAGCGGCTCTGGATAATTTGGTCATGGAGAAGCAacgtatcgcccgcgcctatgataaACGGACACGTGGCCGCAATTATAAAGAAGGAGACCTTGTTTGGAAAGCTGTTTTGCCTTTTGGCGAGAAATTGACCGGTCGCGGTAAGTGGACTCCTCGCTGGGAAGGACCTTTTGTTATTCACCATATTTTGGAGCGCGGGGCTTTTCATCTCAAGGATTTGGATGGCGAAATCCATCACAATCCCATCAACGGGCgattcctgaagaaatattatcctagtgtttgggagttcgacGATCCACCCGATCAACCTTCATCCCAGACAGGGGGGCAATCATAGTTTTCCTCAGCTCGCATTATCTCTACGTTCAGGCCTTATTTTGTGGCCTTCGTCTCACATGTTGGCTTCGCCTACAAatactaggggggcaacactctatacaATCTGTAACATGAGGCCTTCTTTTATTGTGGCCTTATTTTGATTAATTCCAGGCCTTCTTTTGAGGCCAACTTTTGTTGTGATTTTTCCTTGACAATGTGTGTTAAGAATATACATGATGGCCTATACATGAGGCCTTATTTTAGAACAATGTTTCTTACttgtgctaaaaaaaaaaacattcattcatagagtggctttgcggccaaaagcagtacaaatTGAAACAGTTACATTTACGATTACAAGGCCAAAAGTGGCTTAAAGAAACATAAGGATTGCAGATCTCCTAAGAGTTCTTGGATCTTGTGGTGGCGAGAAGCAAATTGGGCCGTACCGCTGgcactcttcttctcttcacccagatcctcctccgatctgagtcgccgctgctctcatttgtaccagaggaagagggaaggaaataatccatcccaacccttctagttgaatatcctccgggatggagtTGGTATCCAGAGcgagcgcgactcacaaccacatctacctccagggAAAAAACAGAAGTCTCGTAATCGAGCCCCGGAGGTAGACTGCGGAAGAAGAGCAGgcggcctcaaagtggccttcctcccTTCTCCCTTTTGCTCCACGCGAACAGTCTGAGAAGAGGGACCCCTCAGAATAgggttctgccgcgttaggagcgtggcatgttcttcggtttaactgagactggcaagttcatccagattttcagaaaccaaaggcatgccactggacctgagattaagccatgaagcttATGAATTTGGGGCTGAGGATGAGGCTATGGGGAGAAGATCTcagaa belongs to Rosa chinensis cultivar Old Blush chromosome 4, RchiOBHm-V2, whole genome shotgun sequence and includes:
- the LOC112199433 gene encoding uncharacterized protein LOC112199433, with the protein product MVQHMRPLYITADVSGTKVSKIMVDTGAAVNVITTRTMHLLGIKKEMIQSTSLTLKNFAGTITKTLGLLFLCIKELVMWNWKTDKAEVIKADPRPFPISANYVDARYYLEPITPLQILEVYIDDVVVKSQKKGEHITDLRKVFERMRQHKLKMNPAKCVFGVQAGDFLGFIICQRGIEVPEDKASAVINATTPRTKKELQRLLGKIQPFSPLLKLQGQAEFVWEPKHQEAFDRIKTYLASPPVLVPPRAGIPLKLYISAAEASIGSLLTQDDEGGIEHAIFYLSRTLTDCETRYTPMEKLCLTLYFSACKLRHYMLSFTTCIIAETDLVKYMLSRPILRGRIGKWVLALSEFSLQYVPQKAVKGQAIADFLAHHPTLEIPMMKELEIASATTTGQIWCASQRIVLENPTGDRFSYSFQLEFKCTNNQAKYEALIIGLEVLLEMGVRDVQIRRDSQLVINQLQNTYRCASWLLVPYLNRAIELLDQFDDVDLEYIPRERNFAANELTQLVTGITLKYGVRERILKVERRTLPSWLARPDPPDDPVVTVLEPIDVDWRIPLVAYLKRPDPTADRKIRFLALNYFLRGDELRRRREDGMDFRCVYGHEAKRLMREAHTGICGAHQAGPKMRWLIRRHGYYWPSILKAAWFGIPEVLVSDRGAAFMGGPIGQLVNDFGIQFIHSTPYYAQSNGQAEASNKIIITLLKKMLVENPRQWHDTLYETLWAYRTSKRNPTATTPYALMFGQDAELTLEINVHSLHVQEQHHLIGEDYVQAMWQAHEDLSEQRLAALDNLVMEKQRIARAYDKRTRGRNYKEGDLVWKAVLPFGEKLTGRGKWTPRWEGPFVIHHILERGAFHLKDLDGEIHHNPINGRFLKKYYPSVWEFDDPPDQPSSQTGGQS